One genomic segment of Amycolatopsis sp. WQ 127309 includes these proteins:
- a CDS encoding MarR family winged helix-turn-helix transcriptional regulator gives MTMQLDTAWATDGPGDESPFALGLLLRRAHDRVAAELLGVLRPLGLEFRHFIVLVALHHRGPMSQRALVGAVGSDKATMVRVVDDLERAGLVTRDPRPGDRRVHTITPTPAGTAVFGTAHRHAEPVAAHLRGGLGDVRLLLDLLTRLAFPGEA, from the coding sequence ATGACGATGCAGCTGGACACGGCGTGGGCGACGGACGGACCGGGCGACGAGTCGCCGTTCGCCCTCGGCCTGCTGCTGCGCCGCGCCCACGACCGCGTCGCCGCGGAGCTGCTGGGCGTCCTGCGGCCGCTGGGGCTGGAGTTCCGGCACTTCATCGTGCTCGTCGCGCTCCACCACCGCGGGCCGATGAGCCAGCGGGCGCTCGTCGGCGCCGTCGGCAGCGACAAGGCCACGATGGTCCGCGTCGTCGACGACCTCGAACGCGCCGGGCTCGTCACCCGCGATCCGCGCCCCGGCGACCGCCGCGTGCACACGATCACCCCGACCCCCGCCGGGACGGCCGTGTTCGGCACCGCCCACCGCCACGCCGAGCCCGTCGCCGCACACCTGCGGGGCGGCCTCGGCGACGTCCGGCTCCTGCTGGACCTGCTCACCCGGCTCGCCTTTCCCGGCGAAGCCTGA